The Lutibacter profundi region ACATTCTTGGTACAAAAGAGCAAACCACAAAATTTGCCGCTTCCCAAGTTTGATGAATAGGTGGAGGCATATGAATTCTTCCTGTTATAGGTTCGAAATCATGAATTGAAAAAGCATATGGATAATTAAACCCGTCCCAGCCAACTACATCAAAAGGATGGTTTTTATAAGTATATTCCCACAGAATTCCTTGTTTTTTAGCTAAAACTTTAAATGCTCCTTTTTCGTTATGCGTTTGTAAATTTGTAGGCAATCTAAAATCTCGTTCACAAAAAGGAGCGTGCTCTAATAATTGTCCAAAATTATTTCGATAGCGATTTGGAGTTACAATTGGGCTAAAAGATTCGATATATAATAGCCTATTTTCTTCAGTTTTAAAATCTATTTGGTACAAGGTACCACGAGGGATTATTAGATAATCACCATATTTAAAATCTATATTTCCATACATAGTTTTTAAAGTTCCAGAGCCAATATGTACAAATAGTAGTTCGTCTGCATCTGCATTTTTGTAAAAATAGGTAGATGAAAATTCTTTTGGAGCAGCCAATCCAATATGTAAATCGTTATTAACAAAAAGTGTTTTACGGCTATCTAAATAGTCTTTTTCAGCGTTTAATGAAAAACCTTTAAAACTCAAGGCTTTCATGTTTTTTTTAATAGCTACTTTTGGAGTTACATTTTTCACTTCTTTTATTTCTGTAACAACTGTTGGTGGATTAATATGATAAATTAATGATGACATTCCTGCAAAACCAACAGTTCCAAAAAGTTCTTCTTGGTAAATACCTCCATTTGGGTTTTCAAAAACGGTGTGGCGTTTTGGAGGAATTTTACCTAATGAATAATATCTAGGCATGTTTTTAATTTTTTAGTTAGTATTTAATATAAAGTCTCTTTAAAATTTAATCAACTTTAAAAAGTATTGAGGTTGATTTAAAAACAGAGGTGTATACACAAGAAAATTATGGAATCCTCTTATGTTGAAGAGTTAATTCATTCAGGATCTCTCTTGATTAAGAATTTTAGAAGTAATAATAATCCGGTCCAAGTATTTTTCATACTTTACAAATATAGCATATTTTTTTTGGACTAAACTAATAAAAAAGAGCGCTTTAAAGCACTCTTTTTGTTTTGTGGATTCTTTTATTTAGGAAGTTAGAAAGAAATTCCATTAATTTCAATAACACGTTTAATTTGTGGAGCGTGTCTTTTTATTGTGGCTTCAACACCATTTTTTAAAGTCATTTGATTTACTGAGCACCCCAAACAAGCCCCTTCTAACTGAACACTTACGGTGTTATTTGTTATTTCAACTAATGAAATATTTCCGCCATCAGCTTCTAAGTAAGGTCTTATTTCTTGCAAAGCAAGCTCTACGCTAGCTTTAAGTTCATCAGTTGTCATACTTAATTATTTAGTGCTACATCCACTCATTGTTGTAATTCTTACAACTTCAGTTGGAGGTAAGTCGTTATTTCTTTTTACCAATTGTGTAAGTGCGTTTTTGGCGATTTCTGAAAAAGCATTTTCTAAAGGTGTGTTGTCTTGCAAGGCAACTGGATGACCAATATCACCAGCTTCTCTAATACTT contains the following coding sequences:
- a CDS encoding NifU family protein, with the protein product MTTDELKASVELALQEIRPYLEADGGNISLVEITNNTVSVQLEGACLGCSVNQMTLKNGVEATIKRHAPQIKRVIEINGISF
- a CDS encoding homogentisate 1,2-dioxygenase, which produces MPRYYSLGKIPPKRHTVFENPNGGIYQEELFGTVGFAGMSSLIYHINPPTVVTEIKEVKNVTPKVAIKKNMKALSFKGFSLNAEKDYLDSRKTLFVNNDLHIGLAAPKEFSSTYFYKNADADELLFVHIGSGTLKTMYGNIDFKYGDYLIIPRGTLYQIDFKTEENRLLYIESFSPIVTPNRYRNNFGQLLEHAPFCERDFRLPTNLQTHNEKGAFKVLAKKQGILWEYTYKNHPFDVVGWDGFNYPYAFSIHDFEPITGRIHMPPPIHQTWEAANFVVCSFVPRMYDYHPKSIPAPYHHSNIDSEEILYYVDGDFMSRNNIEKGQLTLHPGGIPHGPHPGAIERSIGKKSTEELAVMIDPFNPVMITEEAMNLQVDDYYKSWIIE